In Zygosaccharomyces rouxii strain CBS732 chromosome E complete sequence, the DNA window TCTAATTACCAGCAGAGAAAACCCAGctgaattacaaaatgagACCATTATGGAACAATAAgtgaataataataataagtAATAATATAGTAACGAAGTCACTAACAACCCTATGTACCCTATGGCAGGACGTTTATGTTATGTTAACTTCTAGTGTGATCATCATATTACATACATAGCTTaggaaagaattgaaattgaatgCTTAGCGTAGCGTCGTTAGAAGAGTACAGATCGGTACCCTTTCTTTTctgtttgtttgtttgtttgttttttcttctatcaAATTATGCTATTCATCACTATCATCATTTCTTTGGGGTATTATTAGAGATCCATGATAAACCCTCTACTAGACCTTGTCCCGTTAGTGCATTACTACCAACGACGCACCAAAGCTGATTTTTCAAGTTTTGACCTAATTCTAGATAGTCCGAAACTTCCTGTGGCTTTAATGATCCTTTCAAATCCTGTTTATTAGCCCAAACTAGCAAAACCACATTTTCCATCTCTTTTTCACTTATAATTGCATATAGTTCTTCCTTGGCCTCTTGTAATCTTTCCTTGTCATGAGAGTCAATAACAAATATTAATGCTGTGGTCGCAGGGAAATAATGCCTCCAAAGCGGTCTTAATCTTTCTTGTCCACCAACATCCCACATGTTAAATTTGACATTTTTGTATGACACAGTTTCTACATTGAATCCAACCGTTGGTGCTGATGTCCTAATTTTGTTTAGCTTCAACTTGTAGAGGATTGTTGTCTTACCGGCATTATCAAGACCTAGCATGAGAATTTTCATCTCACGAGATCCAAACAATTTACCTAATGCTCTTGATACAGAATTTCCCATGGTCCTATTTACCCTTCAACTTGatattctttaaaattcttAATGTACTTCGAGCTTTGTTGTATTCGAGCTTTTCTTCTCTAGAATTGTTCATTGCTCCTAATTTACATATTCAAGATGGTGAATGTAAATAAAGAATACaaaaaaattataaaaGGAAACGCTAGAAAAATATTGTGATCAAGGGAGTGAGACTGTTGGTGTTTAAGTTATCAATAATTAAGAATCGTAAAAACATGCTAACCAATATCCTATGTTACTGATTTACGTTGGATTTACGGTTTCGTTCGCATGACCTTTCGAGCCACGCTGTTGGTACAAatatttttcacttttcaagaattaaagAGCCTTGCTGGCGCAATCGGTAGCGCGTGTGACTCTTAATCACAAGGTTAGGGGTTCGAGCCCCCTGCAGGgctttaatttttcctaattcttttttcacTACAGATATACTTTTAAAGCTTTGCGGATGGAAAGCACTGGTAGTATGCTGAAAAAACATTGAAGTGAGCTAAACGTAAAAACAGGCACTGCGAAAAGAAAAAGTCTATATATCCGCTATGGGTTACATGTCACTGTGAATTGTTAAATCACAGCTCAGtttccttttttcttttcccaATTCTATGTATTTTATTCCCATTTGCTTCTTTCACCTAAACCGACTCGGCGGCAAACTGGATATACTGTTATGAAAAGGAGGCTTTCTGACCAAACCTCGTCAGCCCTGCAGAAAATGAATGCCGCAACGAATTGGATCTATTGTCACCCTAGCCGCCCTCAGGATTCAATATTGAATGTGGCCTTCTCACATGACACCTTCTTTCGTCTAAATTGACTATATTTATAGCGGGAATGCTAACAATGTGATACTTTCAAGTACCAGAATGtttcaaaacttcaaaCAACTACAATCCAAGCGCTATCAGTTTCGGTCTCTCCAATCTAATAATTTAATTCCCAAGTtacatttttgaaaagttttagaGACTTTCATTTCCCTCCTAGCTTGTCGATGCCAGACCTCTCTGTACCACCAAACCTACCCATTCATCTGCGAAACCAGATAAGTGAACTGGTTAGAGATTATAAGGAGGAGAATTTAACATTGAAAGGTTATGAAGCTAAACGTAAGC includes these proteins:
- the ARF3 gene encoding Arf family GTPase ARF3 (highly similar to uniprot|P40994 Saccharomyces cerevisiae YOR094W ARF3 Glucose-repressible ADP-ribosylation factor GTPase of the Ras superfamily involved in development of polarity); translation: MGNSVSRALGKLFGSREMKILMLGLDNAGKTTILYKLKLNKIRTSAPTVGFNVETVSYKNVKFNMWDVGGQERLRPLWRHYFPATTALIFVIDSHDKERLQEAKEELYAIISEKEMENVVLLVWANKQDLKGSLKPQEVSDYLELGQNLKNQLWCVVGSNALTGQGLVEGLSWISNNTPKK